A part of Melittangium boletus DSM 14713 genomic DNA contains:
- a CDS encoding CaiB/BaiF CoA transferase family protein — MNSLPLAGLKVLDLSRLLPGPYATLVLADLGASVDRVEEPSGGDPVRHMPPFREGESALHHGLNRNKRSVVLDLKSPEGRDALLRLVGGYDMLVESFRPGVMDRLGLGWSTLHARHPRLIYCAISGYGQTGPDRLRAGHDLNYVARAGVLGYGGEAGGAPAFPGVQLGDIGGGSLFALVGLLAALYERERTGQGRFVDISMTDGATAFLHMHLAARLFMGEAGTPLRRGEEALNGGLPCYGVYRTQDGRALAVGALEPKFFAGVCEALGHPEWLDEAYALDGGAARVKAELTHLIAQHPLSHWTSLFAGRDVCVEPVLEGDEVLADAQLRARGLFMESEDTPSGRKLTHLRTPLRLGDVTPRAPPSLGQHSQEILAEAGFNREEIEKLVK; from the coding sequence ATGAACTCGCTCCCCCTCGCTGGACTCAAGGTCCTGGATCTCTCCCGCCTGCTGCCGGGCCCCTACGCCACGCTGGTGCTCGCCGACCTGGGCGCCTCGGTGGACCGGGTGGAGGAGCCCTCCGGGGGAGATCCCGTGCGCCACATGCCGCCCTTCCGGGAGGGCGAGAGCGCGCTGCACCACGGGCTCAACCGCAACAAGCGCTCCGTGGTGCTCGACCTCAAGTCCCCCGAGGGCCGCGACGCCCTGCTGCGCCTGGTGGGGGGCTACGACATGCTGGTGGAGAGCTTCCGGCCGGGCGTCATGGACCGGTTGGGGCTGGGCTGGAGCACGCTGCACGCGCGCCACCCGCGCCTCATCTACTGCGCCATCAGCGGCTACGGCCAGACGGGGCCGGATCGGCTCCGGGCGGGGCATGATCTCAACTACGTGGCGCGCGCGGGCGTGCTCGGCTACGGCGGCGAGGCCGGTGGCGCGCCCGCCTTTCCGGGCGTCCAGCTGGGGGACATCGGCGGAGGCAGTCTCTTCGCGCTCGTGGGCCTGCTCGCGGCGCTGTACGAGCGCGAGCGCACGGGCCAGGGCCGCTTCGTGGACATCTCCATGACGGATGGCGCCACGGCCTTCCTCCACATGCACCTGGCCGCGCGCCTGTTCATGGGCGAGGCGGGGACGCCCCTGCGCCGCGGCGAGGAAGCGCTCAACGGGGGCTTGCCGTGCTACGGCGTGTACCGCACCCAGGATGGCCGCGCGCTCGCCGTGGGCGCGCTGGAGCCGAAGTTCTTCGCCGGAGTGTGCGAGGCACTGGGACACCCGGAATGGCTCGACGAGGCCTATGCGTTGGACGGTGGCGCCGCGCGCGTGAAGGCGGAGCTCACGCACCTCATCGCCCAACATCCGCTCTCGCACTGGACGTCGCTCTTCGCGGGTCGGGACGTGTGTGTCGAGCCCGTACTCGAAGGGGACGAGGTGCTCGCGGACGCACAACTGCGCGCACGCGGTCTCTTCATGGAGTCCGAGGACACCCCATCCGGGCGCAAGCTGACCCACCTGCGCACGCCCCTGCGTCTGGGCGATGTGACTCCTCGCGCGCCTCCCTCGCTGGGTCAGCACTCCCAGGAGATCCTGGCCGAGGCGGGCTTCAATCGCGAAGAGATTGAAAAACTCGTGAAGTAG
- a CDS encoding SCP2 sterol-binding domain-containing protein — protein sequence MTSKDILETDIPKILTEKPELAKDINAVIHFDVSGEGGGKWTLDLTKAEGWVSEGINGASKMTVYMSNDDFVKIREKKLNAQMAAMQGKLKFKPMDMGLAMKLGKLLG from the coding sequence ATGACGTCGAAGGACATTCTCGAGACCGACATCCCGAAGATCCTCACGGAGAAGCCGGAGCTGGCCAAGGACATCAACGCGGTCATCCACTTTGACGTGAGCGGCGAGGGCGGCGGCAAGTGGACGCTGGACCTCACCAAGGCCGAGGGCTGGGTGTCCGAGGGCATCAACGGTGCCTCCAAGATGACCGTCTACATGTCCAACGACGACTTCGTGAAGATCCGCGAGAAGAAGCTCAACGCGCAGATGGCGGCCATGCAGGGCAAGCTCAAGTTCAAGCCGATGGACATGGGCCTGGCCATGAAGCTGGGCAAGCTGCTGGGCTAG
- a CDS encoding response regulator, giving the protein MEKNLSSANHQPPPGPVVLVVDDDPDILEALSEILEAEGFEIRRARNGKEALERLEPDPPRLILLDLMMPVMDGWEFAQRMRQKSSVAHIPIIVLSADRNVGSKASDIGAVGHLAKPFELTDLLKMVHQSLVNSQR; this is encoded by the coding sequence ATGGAGAAGAATCTGTCTTCCGCCAACCATCAGCCCCCACCTGGCCCCGTCGTGCTCGTCGTGGATGACGATCCCGACATCCTCGAGGCCCTCTCGGAGATCCTCGAGGCCGAGGGCTTCGAGATCCGTCGCGCGCGCAATGGCAAGGAGGCCCTGGAGCGGCTCGAGCCGGATCCTCCCCGGCTCATCCTCCTGGATCTGATGATGCCGGTGATGGACGGCTGGGAGTTCGCCCAGCGCATGCGCCAGAAGTCCAGCGTGGCCCACATCCCCATCATCGTGCTGAGCGCGGACCGCAACGTGGGCAGCAAGGCCTCGGACATCGGCGCCGTGGGACACCTGGCCAAGCCCTTCGAGCTCACGGATCTGCTCAAGATGGTCCACCAGTCACTGGTGAACTCCCAGCGCTGA
- a CDS encoding sensor histidine kinase, translating into MKGELDRQRAEDDSEPGFAILSRRGHLRELDGRLRSWLGCERLPESVESIAELLEGAGFQPRGSGDLWERQGQVLRVGERPMDDGARLVWMQRMDDAGTRIQRRIRYLGLASHDLRGSLANVRSYAALLLNGRIPLEAKARRGLETILRNTDKALSFAQDFFDASRADLGMLACERERQSLEPLLAAAVERHLELAGGASVALGLELPERPLPEVEVDGGRVQHAVEAFIRHHLLRAQAGEQLRVRVLPEGAWVRVEVRRDGIPLTQAEMALAFAREERAFQEKKLEDALRLTLARQEVEALGGAVDVSSDAGGTTLSLTLPIALANSASVQV; encoded by the coding sequence GTGAAGGGCGAGCTCGACAGACAGCGGGCGGAGGATGACAGCGAGCCGGGCTTCGCCATTCTCTCGCGGCGGGGGCACTTGCGCGAGCTGGACGGCCGGCTGAGGAGCTGGCTGGGGTGCGAGCGGCTGCCGGAGTCCGTGGAGTCGATCGCGGAGCTGCTCGAGGGCGCGGGTTTCCAGCCGCGCGGGAGCGGGGACCTCTGGGAGCGCCAGGGCCAGGTGCTGCGCGTGGGCGAGCGGCCCATGGACGATGGCGCCCGGTTGGTGTGGATGCAGCGCATGGACGACGCGGGCACTCGCATCCAGCGGCGCATCCGCTACCTGGGGCTCGCGTCGCATGACCTGCGGGGCTCGCTCGCCAACGTGCGCTCCTACGCCGCGCTGCTGCTCAACGGGCGGATTCCCCTGGAGGCCAAGGCCCGGCGCGGGCTGGAGACCATCCTGCGCAACACCGACAAGGCGCTGTCCTTCGCGCAGGATTTCTTCGATGCGAGCCGGGCCGACCTGGGCATGCTCGCGTGCGAGCGGGAGCGGCAATCCCTGGAGCCCCTGTTGGCGGCCGCGGTGGAGCGGCACCTGGAACTCGCGGGAGGCGCGAGCGTGGCGCTCGGACTGGAGCTGCCCGAGCGCCCTCTCCCCGAGGTGGAGGTGGATGGAGGCCGGGTACAGCACGCCGTGGAGGCCTTCATCCGCCACCATCTGCTCCGGGCCCAGGCGGGAGAACAACTCCGGGTGAGGGTGTTGCCCGAGGGCGCCTGGGTGCGGGTGGAGGTCCGGCGCGACGGCATCCCCCTGACGCAGGCGGAGATGGCCCTCGCCTTCGCGCGCGAGGAGCGTGCCTTCCAGGAGAAGAAGCTCGAGGACGCGCTGCGCCTGACACTCGCGCGGCAGGAAGTGGAGGCCCTGGGCGGCGCCGTGGACGTGAGCTCGGACGCGGGCGGCACCACGCTTTCGCTCACCCTGCCCATCGCGCTCGCTAACTCCGCGAGCGTCCAGGTCTGA
- a CDS encoding twin-arginine translocase TatA/TatE family subunit has protein sequence MGLKPMEIVLIMGVLLLLFGGSRLPQLGSSLGSAIRNFKRSFSTEDAPADEKKPVATLANGGGVDKDVSARSTTQQS, from the coding sequence ATGGGTCTGAAGCCGATGGAGATTGTGTTGATCATGGGGGTGCTGCTCCTCCTCTTCGGGGGCTCGCGCTTGCCACAGCTCGGCTCTTCCCTGGGGAGCGCCATCCGCAACTTCAAGCGCAGCTTCAGCACCGAGGACGCGCCCGCCGACGAGAAGAAGCCGGTGGCGACGCTGGCCAACGGCGGCGGCGTGGACAAGGACGTCAGCGCCCGCAGCACCACCCAGCAGAGCTGA
- a CDS encoding tetratricopeptide repeat protein, which produces MRPLRLALALAVLVAPPVLAATPEELSSLDALNKRRGDPAAVKEQEDALKKALEASPEDYELLWRKARLIQWQADGAGNNPKLKKSLGKQAWEVADQARKLAPARVEGHYFAAAGVGAYSQAVGIMKALGEGLESKFNERLDTAIKIDPQFDRGAPLIAKGRYFFELPWPKRDLKKSAALYDKVLAAHPENLRAWTYLAETRLKDGDAKAALEAVNKALQGSTDYDPPEALRSQAEAKKVKADIDEELK; this is translated from the coding sequence ATGCGCCCACTCCGCCTCGCCCTCGCCCTCGCCGTGCTGGTGGCCCCGCCCGTCCTGGCCGCGACCCCCGAAGAGCTGTCCTCGCTGGATGCGCTGAACAAGCGGCGCGGAGATCCCGCCGCGGTGAAGGAGCAGGAAGACGCGTTGAAGAAGGCCTTGGAGGCCTCGCCGGAGGATTACGAGCTGCTGTGGCGCAAGGCCCGGCTCATCCAGTGGCAGGCGGACGGCGCGGGCAACAACCCCAAGCTCAAGAAGAGTCTGGGCAAGCAGGCCTGGGAAGTGGCCGACCAGGCGCGCAAGCTGGCGCCGGCTCGCGTCGAGGGACACTACTTCGCCGCCGCGGGCGTGGGCGCCTACTCGCAGGCGGTGGGCATCATGAAGGCCCTGGGCGAGGGGCTTGAGAGCAAGTTCAACGAGCGCCTGGACACCGCGATCAAGATCGATCCCCAGTTCGATCGGGGCGCCCCCCTCATCGCCAAGGGGCGCTACTTCTTCGAGCTGCCCTGGCCCAAGCGGGATTTGAAGAAGTCCGCCGCCCTGTACGACAAGGTGCTCGCCGCGCACCCGGAGAACCTGCGCGCCTGGACGTACCTGGCCGAGACGCGGCTCAAGGATGGGGACGCGAAGGCCGCGCTCGAGGCCGTGAACAAGGCGCTCCAGGGGAGCACGGACTACGATCCGCCCGAGGCCCTGCGCTCCCAGGCCGAGGCGAAGAAGGTCAAGGCCGACATCGACGAGGAACTCAAGTAG
- a CDS encoding sigma-70 family RNA polymerase sigma factor — protein sequence MATRTMKYGAEGLSHYLRHLGDHSQLTREQEYELAGRARRGDEAARQTLAASNLAFVVAVAKKFANRGARLDDLIQEGNVGLMKAIEHFDPKKNVRFATYAVWWIRAYITRYLKDNRSQVRGGESERGSMTDFSLDASIDEDGETTFLDRLEDGGPSPQAIFLSREQDGEVQEALAKVRKRIGDLGWDILQERLTQDKPRTLEELGQRWGVSRERVRQVELKTKNFLERYLAAFNQDEEGPVSSSADAA from the coding sequence ATGGCGACCAGGACGATGAAGTACGGAGCCGAGGGTCTTTCTCATTACCTGCGTCACCTCGGGGATCACTCTCAGTTGACCCGGGAGCAGGAATACGAACTGGCGGGCCGGGCCCGCAGGGGAGACGAGGCGGCGCGGCAGACGCTCGCCGCGTCCAACCTGGCGTTCGTGGTGGCGGTGGCCAAGAAGTTCGCCAACCGCGGCGCCCGCCTGGATGACCTCATCCAGGAAGGCAACGTGGGCCTGATGAAGGCCATCGAGCACTTCGATCCGAAGAAGAACGTGCGCTTCGCCACCTATGCGGTGTGGTGGATCCGCGCCTACATCACGCGCTACCTCAAGGACAACCGCAGCCAGGTGCGCGGCGGCGAGTCCGAGCGCGGCAGCATGACGGACTTCTCGCTCGACGCGAGCATCGACGAGGACGGCGAGACGACGTTCCTGGATCGGCTGGAGGATGGGGGGCCCTCGCCCCAGGCCATCTTCCTGTCGCGCGAGCAGGACGGCGAGGTTCAGGAGGCGCTGGCCAAGGTGCGCAAGCGCATTGGCGACCTGGGCTGGGACATCCTCCAGGAGCGGCTCACGCAGGACAAGCCGCGCACGCTGGAGGAGCTGGGCCAGCGCTGGGGCGTCTCGCGCGAGCGCGTGCGGCAGGTGGAGCTCAAGACGAAGAACTTCCTCGAGCGCTACCTGGCGGCCTTCAACCAGGATGAAGAGGGGCCGGTGTCCTCGTCGGCGGACGCCGCCTAG
- a CDS encoding FAD-binding oxidoreductase — protein MSLPAERTFPRPDPSLVERAHAALVDVLSAGQVRRDDATRERYARDESDSGVYPPDLVVFPEDTAQVSAVFRTCQALGVPFTPCGARSGKSGGSLPLRGGVSVSLERMNRILSVSAEDLTAVLQPGVITGDLMKAVEAQGLFYPPDPNSWEMCTMGGNVAENAGGPRALKYGVTRDYVIGLEWVLPSGEVLRVGRRTLKGVAGYDLVGLFVGSEGTLGVATEITVQLLPLPRHVKTALAVFDSVHTAARAITAVLAAGILPRTLELIDDTALRAVRNRGFAFPPGAGSAVIIEVDGHGEEGVFAELVQLGEVCERHGASEVLVAQDESQREKLWAARRQVSPALRALKPHKISEDIAVPRSRIPEVIRALKAMGEELGLLVATYGHAGDGNLHANLLYDGPHQRALVERGIQRMLEITVSVGGTITGEHGVGHAKREYLALEQSEGLLEFQRNLKLFFDPQGLLNPEKIFPASRRS, from the coding sequence ATGAGCCTGCCCGCCGAGCGGACCTTTCCGAGACCCGACCCCTCGCTGGTGGAGCGCGCGCACGCCGCCCTGGTGGACGTGCTCTCCGCGGGGCAGGTGCGCCGCGACGACGCCACGCGGGAGCGCTATGCCCGGGATGAGTCGGACTCGGGCGTGTACCCCCCGGACCTCGTGGTCTTTCCCGAGGACACCGCCCAGGTCTCCGCGGTCTTCCGCACGTGCCAGGCGCTCGGCGTGCCCTTCACGCCCTGTGGCGCACGCAGTGGCAAGAGCGGTGGCTCGCTGCCCCTGCGCGGGGGGGTGTCGGTGAGCCTGGAACGGATGAATCGCATCCTCTCCGTGTCGGCGGAGGACCTCACGGCCGTGCTCCAGCCCGGCGTCATCACAGGAGACTTGATGAAGGCGGTGGAGGCCCAGGGCCTCTTCTATCCGCCGGATCCGAACTCCTGGGAGATGTGCACGATGGGGGGCAACGTGGCGGAGAACGCCGGCGGCCCCCGGGCGCTCAAGTACGGCGTCACCCGGGACTACGTCATCGGTCTGGAATGGGTGTTGCCCTCGGGCGAGGTGCTGCGCGTGGGCCGCCGCACGCTCAAGGGCGTGGCCGGATACGATCTGGTGGGCCTGTTCGTGGGCTCCGAGGGCACGCTCGGGGTGGCCACGGAGATCACCGTCCAGCTCCTGCCCCTGCCTCGTCACGTGAAGACGGCCCTGGCGGTGTTCGACTCGGTGCACACCGCCGCGCGCGCCATCACCGCCGTGCTGGCGGCCGGCATCCTCCCTCGCACCCTGGAGCTCATCGACGACACGGCGCTGCGGGCCGTGAGGAACCGGGGCTTCGCTTTTCCCCCGGGGGCGGGCTCGGCCGTCATCATCGAGGTGGACGGACATGGGGAGGAGGGCGTGTTCGCGGAGCTGGTGCAGCTCGGCGAGGTGTGTGAGCGGCACGGCGCCAGCGAGGTGCTGGTGGCGCAGGACGAGTCTCAACGGGAGAAGCTCTGGGCGGCCCGCCGCCAGGTGTCGCCCGCCCTCCGGGCCCTCAAGCCCCACAAGATTTCCGAGGACATCGCGGTTCCCCGCTCCCGCATCCCCGAGGTCATCCGGGCCCTCAAGGCGATGGGCGAGGAGCTGGGTCTCCTGGTGGCCACATATGGTCACGCGGGGGATGGCAACCTGCACGCCAACCTCCTCTATGACGGGCCGCACCAGCGGGCCCTGGTGGAGCGTGGCATTCAGAGAATGTTGGAAATCACCGTCTCGGTGGGCGGCACCATCACGGGCGAGCACGGCGTGGGCCATGCCAAGCGGGAATATCTGGCACTGGAGCAATCCGAGGGATTGCTGGAGTTCCAGCGCAACCTGAAACTCTTTTTCGATCCCCAGGGATTGCTCAACCCAGAGAAGATCTTTCCCGCCTCCAGGCGTTCCTAG
- the folE gene encoding GTP cyclohydrolase I: MGNRRVTREAPRAPKPDRAAMAAAIQDFLRAAGLDLAADPNLVQTPERVAEAWATEFLDGYARTPEEALGELFPAPANSSGELVLVTDLRFTSMCPHHLLPFEGRAHVAYVPTKKVTGFGRLGELVDCFAHRLILQEDLAREVARALARVLGSPATACIIEAEQACLRVRGPRQREALTHAEAYEGRLRREGPLRRELWARLALPRR, from the coding sequence GTGGGAAATCGCCGAGTCACTCGTGAAGCACCCCGCGCCCCGAAGCCGGACCGGGCCGCCATGGCCGCGGCCATCCAGGACTTCCTCCGCGCGGCGGGCTTGGACCTGGCGGCGGATCCCAATCTCGTGCAGACGCCGGAGCGGGTGGCCGAGGCCTGGGCCACGGAGTTCCTGGACGGGTACGCCCGTACTCCCGAGGAAGCGCTCGGAGAGCTCTTCCCCGCGCCCGCGAACTCCTCGGGAGAGCTGGTGCTGGTGACGGATCTGCGCTTCACCTCCATGTGTCCGCACCACCTGCTGCCCTTCGAGGGCCGGGCCCACGTGGCCTACGTGCCGACGAAGAAGGTGACGGGCTTTGGCCGGTTGGGGGAACTGGTGGATTGTTTCGCGCACCGGCTCATCCTCCAGGAGGACCTGGCGCGCGAGGTGGCACGTGCCCTGGCGCGCGTGCTCGGCAGTCCCGCCACCGCCTGCATCATCGAGGCGGAGCAGGCGTGCCTGCGCGTCCGGGGCCCTCGTCAGCGCGAGGCCCTGACGCACGCGGAGGCCTACGAGGGCCGTTTGCGGCGGGAGGGTCCCCTGCGTCGGGAATTGTGGGCACGGCTGGCCCTGCCGCGCCGCTGA
- a CDS encoding zinc-regulated TonB-dependent outer membrane receptor, translating into MSSPCCRLAGIAACVAFILPLSSRAQSAPDTASPPSTPPPGESRPDTPPPPDVSAQDLKDIEEALGKEAAEATQAGTAPATTSSPSGSSGSFSIPSNINFRGLELSFILDTAAAAFTAQEPLQTGGHDPSSNGFNLQQLEMSLHTAVDPYFQFTSNIVFSQFGVEVEEAYASTSALPASLQLRAGQFLTRFGRINPTHPHAWDFVDQPFALGRVFGGEGNRGLGVEGSWLAPLPWYVEVLGSITDASGESTARSFLGSGGGGVSSPLDFQFTGAVKQFFPLSDDLSLLWGLSAADGPTPTGYHNRADVFGTDVYLKYRPLSSGSTTVVTFQGELFYRRRQVPQDVLSDFNGYAQVLWRFSQRWAAATRYEFGSPARRIGGAIADDPLDPEWTDHRERVSANLTFWPTEFSRLRLQGATDRAHWREQRDYSVFLALEVVVGAHGAHAF; encoded by the coding sequence GTGTCATCCCCCTGCTGCCGGCTCGCCGGCATCGCCGCCTGTGTCGCATTCATCCTGCCGCTGTCCTCCCGGGCCCAATCCGCCCCGGACACGGCCTCCCCCCCATCCACCCCACCCCCGGGCGAGTCCCGTCCGGACACCCCTCCGCCTCCAGACGTCTCGGCTCAGGATCTGAAGGACATCGAGGAGGCGCTCGGCAAGGAGGCCGCCGAAGCCACCCAGGCGGGCACCGCGCCCGCCACGACCTCTTCCCCCTCGGGCTCCAGTGGGAGCTTCTCCATCCCCTCGAACATCAACTTCCGGGGATTGGAGCTGTCCTTCATCCTCGACACCGCGGCCGCCGCCTTCACCGCCCAGGAACCGCTCCAGACAGGTGGGCACGATCCCTCCAGCAACGGCTTCAACCTCCAGCAACTGGAGATGTCCCTCCACACGGCGGTGGACCCCTACTTCCAGTTCACCAGCAACATCGTCTTCAGCCAGTTCGGCGTCGAGGTGGAGGAGGCCTATGCCTCCACCAGCGCGCTTCCCGCCAGCCTCCAGCTGCGCGCCGGCCAGTTCCTCACCCGCTTCGGACGGATCAACCCCACCCACCCGCATGCCTGGGACTTCGTGGACCAGCCCTTCGCGCTGGGCCGGGTGTTCGGCGGCGAGGGCAACCGGGGTCTGGGCGTGGAGGGTTCCTGGCTCGCGCCCCTGCCCTGGTACGTGGAGGTCCTCGGCTCCATCACCGACGCCAGCGGCGAGAGCACCGCGCGCAGCTTCCTCGGCTCGGGCGGAGGCGGCGTCTCCTCGCCGCTCGACTTCCAGTTCACCGGCGCCGTGAAGCAGTTCTTCCCGCTGTCGGACGACCTGTCGCTCCTCTGGGGCCTGTCCGCCGCCGATGGACCCACCCCCACGGGCTACCACAACCGCGCCGACGTGTTCGGCACGGATGTCTACCTCAAGTACCGGCCCCTCTCGAGCGGCAGCACCACGGTGGTGACCTTCCAGGGCGAGCTGTTCTACCGGCGCCGGCAGGTGCCCCAGGACGTCCTCTCGGATTTCAACGGGTATGCCCAGGTCCTCTGGCGCTTCTCCCAACGCTGGGCCGCCGCCACCCGCTACGAATTCGGAAGCCCCGCCCGGCGCATCGGCGGCGCCATCGCGGACGATCCGCTCGACCCCGAGTGGACCGACCACCGCGAGCGCGTCTCCGCCAACCTCACCTTCTGGCCCACCGAGTTCTCCCGCCTGCGCCTGCAAGGCGCCACCGACCGCGCCCACTGGCGCGAGCAGCGGGACTACTCGGTCTTCCTCGCACTCGAAGTGGTGGTGGGCGCCCACGGCGCTCACGCCTTCTGA
- a CDS encoding metal ABC transporter substrate-binding protein: MNPLPRCLAALSAALCLLLSVPAHADLRVVASLPDLAALAKAVGGEHVQVTSLALSTQDPHFVDAKPNLALELNRADMLIAIGLELEVGWLPTLQNGARNPRILINSPGFLDVSQFVQKLEVPTTPMDRSNGDVHPGGNPHFLYDPRAGLAVAKGIADRMISLDAKNADAYRANLAKFTDESQKSLATWQKRLAGLKGQPVIAYHRTTAYLSNWLGFDVVAYLEPKPGIPPTPAHVVEVLGQARQRKARMLLQEEYYPATTSKLVSQKVPTPLVILPGGTNFRAGETYLHHIEDVVTRLENGLNGKGT; this comes from the coding sequence ATGAACCCCCTGCCCCGCTGCCTCGCGGCCCTGAGCGCCGCCCTCTGCCTCCTGCTGTCCGTTCCCGCCCACGCCGACTTGAGGGTGGTGGCCTCGCTGCCGGATCTCGCCGCGCTCGCCAAGGCCGTGGGCGGCGAGCACGTGCAGGTCACCTCGCTGGCGCTGTCCACGCAGGATCCCCACTTCGTGGACGCCAAGCCCAACCTGGCGCTCGAGCTCAACCGCGCCGACATGCTCATCGCCATTGGCCTGGAGCTGGAGGTGGGCTGGCTGCCCACGCTCCAGAACGGCGCCCGCAACCCCCGCATCCTCATCAACAGCCCCGGCTTCCTGGACGTGTCCCAGTTCGTGCAGAAGCTGGAGGTGCCCACCACGCCCATGGACCGCAGCAATGGGGACGTGCACCCGGGCGGCAATCCGCACTTCCTCTATGATCCGCGCGCGGGCCTCGCGGTGGCCAAGGGCATCGCGGACCGGATGATCTCCCTGGACGCGAAGAACGCGGACGCCTACCGCGCCAACCTGGCGAAGTTCACCGACGAATCGCAGAAGTCGCTGGCCACCTGGCAGAAGCGCCTCGCGGGCCTCAAGGGCCAGCCCGTCATCGCCTACCACCGGACCACGGCGTACCTGTCGAACTGGCTGGGCTTCGACGTCGTCGCCTACCTGGAGCCCAAGCCCGGCATCCCGCCCACGCCCGCCCACGTGGTGGAAGTGCTCGGACAGGCCCGCCAGCGCAAGGCGCGGATGCTCCTGCAGGAGGAGTACTACCCCGCCACCACCTCCAAGCTGGTATCGCAGAAGGTCCCCACGCCCCTCGTCATCCTCCCGGGTGGCACCAACTTCCGCGCGGGCGAGACGTACCTCCACCACATCGAGGACGTGGTGACGCGGCTGGAGAACGGCCTGAACGGCAAGGGGACCTGA